The Artemia franciscana chromosome 11, ASM3288406v1, whole genome shotgun sequence genome has a segment encoding these proteins:
- the LOC136033312 gene encoding zinc finger protein 239-like isoform X3, protein MTQQSNSFELICFKKEPEDEIEAYTNDFVETTNPMLLPKLEDASAAALFCSSVHLALNRDFQKNGSTIDGDKGHLVASSVHDDPLRDLETSGPSNRANVDGEKPYQCEICFKCFSQKSYLKKHCIIHATDKPYICEICKATFYRKSHLVVHQRSHTGEKPYQCEICGKGFSFKSYVAVHQRSHTGEKPYQCEICSKDFSMKQQLAVHKRIHTGEKPYHCHLCGKSFSQKSHLNIHKRIHSGEKPHHCNICGKSFSERTVLRKHQRIHTGEKPHHCKVCGKSFSDQSYFIVHQRGHSGDKPYKCDVCGKTFPNKQGLNIHMRIHTGEKPYACLICSKSFAQKPHLKIHKRVHFGEKAELSVTS, encoded by the exons atgacaCAACAATCCAACTCCTTTGAGCTAATTTGTTTCAAGAAGG AGCCAGAGGATGAAATTGAAGCTTATACCAATGACTTCGTTGAGACAACAAATCCAATGTTGTTACCTAAACTTGAAGATGCTTCAGCTGCTGCTTTGTTCTGTAGTTCTGTACACTTGGCATTAAATCgtgattttcagaaaaacggTTCAACTATTGATGGTGATAAAG gcCACTTGGTAGCTTCCTCAGTCCATGATGATCCTTTGCGAGATTTGGAAACTTCTGGGCCAAGCAATCGTGCTAATGTCGATGGGGAGAAACCTTACCAATGTGAAATATGTTTTAAGTGCTTTTCTCAAAAGTCATATTTGAAGAAACATTGTATAATACATGCTACTGATAAACCCTACATTTGTGAGATATGCAAAGCGACTTTTTACCGGAAATCACACTTGGTTGTACATCAAAGAAGTCACACTGGTGAGAAGCCATATCAGTGTGAAATATGTGGCAAAGGCTTTTCTTTCAAGTCGTACGTGGCAGTGCATCAAAGAAGCCACACGGGGGAGAAACCATACCAGTGTGAAATATGTAGCAAAGATTTTTCCATGAAGCAACAGTTGGCTGTACATAAAAGAATCCATACCGGTGAGAAGCCGTACCACTGCCACCTTTGTGGAAAGAGCTTTTCTCAGAAATCTCATTTGAATATACACAAAAGGATCCATTCTGGTGAAAAACCACATCACTGCAATATATGCGggaaaagtttttctgaaagGACAGTTTTGCGTAAACATCAAAGAATCCATACTGGCGAGAAGCCACATCATTGTAAAGTATGTGGGAAGAGTTTTTCTGATCAGTCATACTTTATTGTACATCAAAGAGGTCACAGTGGTGATAAACCATACAAGTGTGATGTGTGTGGAAAAACGTTTCCAAATAAGCAGGGATTGAATATACATATGCGAATCCATACAGGTGAGAAACCATACGCCTGTCTAATTTGTAGCAAGAGCTTTGCTCAGAAACCACACTTGAAAATACACAAAAGAGTACATTTCGGTGAGAAAGCAGAACTCTCCGTAACATCCTAA
- the LOC136033312 gene encoding zinc finger protein OZF-like isoform X2: protein MTQQSNSFELICFKKEPEDEIEAYTNDFVETTNPMLLPKLEDASAAALFCSSVHLALNRDFQKNGSTIDGDKEEEILAYTNSPIESKNPALLLHLEDAPIATLPFAHIPIKLDPDFQIENSSENNDKGHLVASSVHDDPLRDLETSGPSNRANVDGEKPYQCEICFKCFSQKSYLKKHCIIHATDKPYICEICKATFYRKSHLVVHQRSHTGEKPYQCEICGKGFSFKSYVAVHQRSHTGEKPYQCEICSKDFSMKQQLAVHKRIHTGEKPYHCHLCGKSFSQKSHLNIHKRIHSGEKPHHCNICGKSFSERTVLRKHQRIHTGEKPHHCKVCGKSFSDQSYFIVHQRGHSGDKPYKCDVCGKTFPNKQGLNIHMRIHTGEKPYACLICSKSFAQKPHLKIHKRVHFGEKAELSVTS from the exons atgacaCAACAATCCAACTCCTTTGAGCTAATTTGTTTCAAGAAGG AGCCAGAGGATGAAATTGAAGCTTATACCAATGACTTCGTTGAGACAACAAATCCAATGTTGTTACCTAAACTTGAAGATGCTTCAGCTGCTGCTTTGTTCTGTAGTTCTGTACACTTGGCATTAAATCgtgattttcagaaaaacggTTCAACTATTGATGGTGATAAAG AAGAAGAAATCCTGGCTTATACCAATAGCCCCATTGAATCCAAAAATCCAGCGTTGTTGCTTCATCTTGAAGACGCTCCGATAGCTACTCTGCCCTTTGCCCATATACCGATAAAGTTGGATCCCgattttcaaatagaaaattcaAGTGAGAATAATGATAAAG gcCACTTGGTAGCTTCCTCAGTCCATGATGATCCTTTGCGAGATTTGGAAACTTCTGGGCCAAGCAATCGTGCTAATGTCGATGGGGAGAAACCTTACCAATGTGAAATATGTTTTAAGTGCTTTTCTCAAAAGTCATATTTGAAGAAACATTGTATAATACATGCTACTGATAAACCCTACATTTGTGAGATATGCAAAGCGACTTTTTACCGGAAATCACACTTGGTTGTACATCAAAGAAGTCACACTGGTGAGAAGCCATATCAGTGTGAAATATGTGGCAAAGGCTTTTCTTTCAAGTCGTACGTGGCAGTGCATCAAAGAAGCCACACGGGGGAGAAACCATACCAGTGTGAAATATGTAGCAAAGATTTTTCCATGAAGCAACAGTTGGCTGTACATAAAAGAATCCATACCGGTGAGAAGCCGTACCACTGCCACCTTTGTGGAAAGAGCTTTTCTCAGAAATCTCATTTGAATATACACAAAAGGATCCATTCTGGTGAAAAACCACATCACTGCAATATATGCGggaaaagtttttctgaaagGACAGTTTTGCGTAAACATCAAAGAATCCATACTGGCGAGAAGCCACATCATTGTAAAGTATGTGGGAAGAGTTTTTCTGATCAGTCATACTTTATTGTACATCAAAGAGGTCACAGTGGTGATAAACCATACAAGTGTGATGTGTGTGGAAAAACGTTTCCAAATAAGCAGGGATTGAATATACATATGCGAATCCATACAGGTGAGAAACCATACGCCTGTCTAATTTGTAGCAAGAGCTTTGCTCAGAAACCACACTTGAAAATACACAAAAGAGTACATTTCGGTGAGAAAGCAGAACTCTCCGTAACATCCTAA
- the LOC136033312 gene encoding zinc finger protein OZF-like isoform X1: protein MTQQSNSFELICFKKEPEDEIEAYTNDFVETTNPMLLPKLEDASAAALFCSSVHLALNRDFQKNGSTIDGDKESEEEILAYTNSPIESKNPALLLHLEDAPIATLPFAHIPIKLDPDFQIENSSENNDKGHLVASSVHDDPLRDLETSGPSNRANVDGEKPYQCEICFKCFSQKSYLKKHCIIHATDKPYICEICKATFYRKSHLVVHQRSHTGEKPYQCEICGKGFSFKSYVAVHQRSHTGEKPYQCEICSKDFSMKQQLAVHKRIHTGEKPYHCHLCGKSFSQKSHLNIHKRIHSGEKPHHCNICGKSFSERTVLRKHQRIHTGEKPHHCKVCGKSFSDQSYFIVHQRGHSGDKPYKCDVCGKTFPNKQGLNIHMRIHTGEKPYACLICSKSFAQKPHLKIHKRVHFGEKAELSVTS, encoded by the exons atgacaCAACAATCCAACTCCTTTGAGCTAATTTGTTTCAAGAAGG AGCCAGAGGATGAAATTGAAGCTTATACCAATGACTTCGTTGAGACAACAAATCCAATGTTGTTACCTAAACTTGAAGATGCTTCAGCTGCTGCTTTGTTCTGTAGTTCTGTACACTTGGCATTAAATCgtgattttcagaaaaacggTTCAACTATTGATGGTGATAAAG aatcaGAAGAAGAAATCCTGGCTTATACCAATAGCCCCATTGAATCCAAAAATCCAGCGTTGTTGCTTCATCTTGAAGACGCTCCGATAGCTACTCTGCCCTTTGCCCATATACCGATAAAGTTGGATCCCgattttcaaatagaaaattcaAGTGAGAATAATGATAAAG gcCACTTGGTAGCTTCCTCAGTCCATGATGATCCTTTGCGAGATTTGGAAACTTCTGGGCCAAGCAATCGTGCTAATGTCGATGGGGAGAAACCTTACCAATGTGAAATATGTTTTAAGTGCTTTTCTCAAAAGTCATATTTGAAGAAACATTGTATAATACATGCTACTGATAAACCCTACATTTGTGAGATATGCAAAGCGACTTTTTACCGGAAATCACACTTGGTTGTACATCAAAGAAGTCACACTGGTGAGAAGCCATATCAGTGTGAAATATGTGGCAAAGGCTTTTCTTTCAAGTCGTACGTGGCAGTGCATCAAAGAAGCCACACGGGGGAGAAACCATACCAGTGTGAAATATGTAGCAAAGATTTTTCCATGAAGCAACAGTTGGCTGTACATAAAAGAATCCATACCGGTGAGAAGCCGTACCACTGCCACCTTTGTGGAAAGAGCTTTTCTCAGAAATCTCATTTGAATATACACAAAAGGATCCATTCTGGTGAAAAACCACATCACTGCAATATATGCGggaaaagtttttctgaaagGACAGTTTTGCGTAAACATCAAAGAATCCATACTGGCGAGAAGCCACATCATTGTAAAGTATGTGGGAAGAGTTTTTCTGATCAGTCATACTTTATTGTACATCAAAGAGGTCACAGTGGTGATAAACCATACAAGTGTGATGTGTGTGGAAAAACGTTTCCAAATAAGCAGGGATTGAATATACATATGCGAATCCATACAGGTGAGAAACCATACGCCTGTCTAATTTGTAGCAAGAGCTTTGCTCAGAAACCACACTTGAAAATACACAAAAGAGTACATTTCGGTGAGAAAGCAGAACTCTCCGTAACATCCTAA